Proteins encoded together in one Telopea speciosissima isolate NSW1024214 ecotype Mountain lineage chromosome 4, Tspe_v1, whole genome shotgun sequence window:
- the LOC122658316 gene encoding polyol transporter 5-like, giving the protein MGEGGVLNSGVSAVPPLELQQQGKRKSNTYSMVSAILASTVSILLGYDTGVMSGAAIFIKEDLKISDPQIEILVGIINICSLLGSAFAGRISDWIGRRYTIVFASVIFFAGAIFMGLAPNFGWLLVGRIVAGIGVGFALMIAPVYTAEIAPATARGFLTSFPEVFINSGVLLGYVSNIAFAGLPANLSWRLMLGVGGIPSLLLAFGILVMPESPRWLVLQGQLGKARQVLIKTCDSKEEAELRLAEIKTAVGISKNIVDDVVTVPKHNNGEGVWKELLRPTPSVRRVLIISVSLFFFAQASGIDALVLYSPRIFQQAGIKKKSDMLGATVAVGICKTMFVLVATFLVDRIGRRPLLLTSVGGVIVCLLGLASALMVVDHSEKPPMWAIVLCVAMTLLFVASFSIGFGPIPWVYGSEILPVRLRAQGVSIGVAANRLMSGLLGMTFLSLYKALTIEGTFFMFAGITAGAWMFFYASLPETRGKTLEEMEGLFSTSMFKWKKSMKKDNDVAENQN; this is encoded by the exons ATGGGTGAAGGAGGAGTTCTCAACAGTGGCGTTTCTGCCGTGCCCCCACTTGAATTGCAGCAGCAGGGCAAACGGAAGAGTAACACATATTCTATGGTTTCTGCAATTTTAGCTTCAACGGTTTCTATTTTACTAGGCTACG aTACTGGTGTTATGAGCGGAGCCGCAATTTTCATCAAAGAAGATCTAAAGATATCCGACCCACAAATAGAAATTCTAGTCGGAATCATCAACATCTGCTCCCTACTCGGCTCTGCCTTTGCTGGACGGATCTCCGATTGGATCGGTCGTCGCTACACCATCGTCTTTGCTTCTGTAATCTTCTTCGCTGGAGCTATATTTATGGGTCTAGCTCCAAATTTCGGATGGCTCTTGGTGGGTCGAATTGTCGCCGGAATCGGCGTCGGTTTTGCTCTCATGATCGCTCCGGTTTATACCGCTGAGATTGCTCCGGCGACTGCTCGAGGCTTTTTAACATCCTTCCCTGAAGTCTTCATCAATTCCGGAGTCTTACTTGGCTACGTCTCCAACATCGCCTTCGCTGGTCTTCCCGCAAACCTCAGTTGGCGACTCATGCTTGGAGTTGGAGGGATTCCTTCGTTGTTATTAGCATTTGGGATACTCGTCATGCCCGAGTCACCGCGTTGGCTCGTTTTACAGGGTCAACTCGGTAAAGCTAGGCAAGTACTCATTAAAACATGTGATTCCAAGGAAGAAGCCGAGTTAAGACTCGCCGAGATCAAGACCGCCGTTGGAATATCAAAAAATATTGTGGACGACGTAGTAACCGTACCCAAACACAACAATGGTGAAGGTGTATGGAAGGAACTCCTCCGACCAACACCATCTGTTCGTCGTGTCTTAATCATATCCGTTAGTTTATTCTTCTTCGCGCAAGCATCAGGGATAGATGCTTTAGTGTTGTACAGCCCACGCATCTTTCAGCAGGCCGGGATTAAGAAAAAGAGTGATATGTTGGGAGCGACTGTGGCCGTTGGAATTTGTAAGACAATGTTCGTCTTGGTGGCTACGTTTCTAGTGGACAGGATCGGACGGCGGCCGCTGCTTCTTACAAGTGTAGGAGGTGTGATCGTGTGTTTGTTGGGATTAGCATCTGCTTTAATGGTGGTTGATCATTCGGAGAAGCCGCCTATGTGGGCCATAGTTTTGTGTGTGGCTATGACGTTGTTGTTCGTAGCTTCATTCTCGATAGGGTTTGGGCCCATTCCTTGGGTGTATGGTTCGGAGATATTACCTGTACGGCTGCGGGCGCAGGGTGTGAGCATAGGTGTGGCGGCGAACAGATTGATGAGTGGGCTTTTAGGCATGACGTTCTTGTCACTGTACAAGGCCCTCACCATCGAAGGGACATTTTTTATGTTCGCAGGGATAACCGCAGGAGCATGGATGTTTTTCTACGCATCCCTACCAGAGACGCGGGGGAAAACCTTAGAAGAAATGGAAGGATTGTTTAGTACGAGTATGTTTAAGTGGAAAAAGTCCATGAAGAAGGATAATGATGTTGCAGAAAACCAAAATTAA